A section of the Prevotella melaninogenica genome encodes:
- a CDS encoding YebC/PmpR family DNA-binding transcriptional regulator, translating into MGRAFEYRKASKLKRWGHMARTFTKLGKEIAIAVKAGGPEPENNPRLRAIIATCKRENMPKDNIQRAIKNAMGKDTSDYKEVTYEGYGPHGIAVFVETLTDNTTRTVGDVRSIFNKFNGNLGTQGSLSFLFDHKAVFTFKKKDDLDMEELILDLIDYGVEDEFDEDEEENEITIYGEPTSFGEIQKHLEDNGFEITSAEFTRIPNDLKDVTAEERETIDKMVERLEDFDDVQNVYTNMKPAED; encoded by the coding sequence ATGGGTAGAGCATTTGAATATCGCAAAGCAAGTAAGCTCAAGAGATGGGGTCACATGGCCCGTACGTTCACAAAGTTAGGTAAAGAAATCGCTATTGCTGTTAAGGCTGGTGGTCCTGAGCCTGAGAACAACCCACGCCTTCGTGCGATTATTGCAACATGTAAGCGTGAGAACATGCCAAAGGACAATATCCAGCGTGCTATTAAAAACGCAATGGGTAAAGATACCAGCGACTACAAGGAGGTAACATACGAGGGTTATGGTCCTCACGGAATTGCTGTGTTTGTTGAAACATTGACAGATAATACTACACGTACTGTGGGTGATGTTCGTTCAATCTTCAATAAGTTCAATGGTAACCTTGGTACACAGGGCTCTCTTAGCTTTCTTTTTGACCATAAGGCAGTCTTCACTTTTAAGAAGAAGGACGACTTAGATATGGAAGAGTTGATTCTCGATTTGATTGACTATGGTGTTGAAGACGAATTCGACGAGGATGAGGAAGAGAACGAAATCACTATCTATGGTGAGCCAACAAGCTTCGGTGAGATTCAGAAGCACTTGGAGGACAACGGCTTCGAGATTACTTCTGCTGAGTTCACTCGTATTCCTAACGACTTGAAGGACGTAACAGCTGAGGAGCGTGAGACTATCGATAAGATGGTTGAGCGTTTGGAAGACTTTGACGACGTACAGAATGTTTATACTAACATGAAGCCAGCAGAGGACTAA